The following coding sequences lie in one Accipiter gentilis chromosome 31, bAccGen1.1, whole genome shotgun sequence genomic window:
- the TLR7 gene encoding toll-like receptor 7 isoform X1 produces the protein MVPCARMSNALPFVLLFLFPILLSGSWFPKSLPCDVKAFEGTVTVDCTDRRLMEVPRGIPANATNLTLNINHIPHISPTSFAHLENLVEIDFRCNCVPVIMGPKDHVCTRRLKIENGSFAALTRLKSLYLDANQLLEIPQGLPSTLTLLSLEANSIFSIQKANLSELGNVEVLYLGQNCYYRNPCNVSFEIEKTAFLELKKLTILSLKSNNLTHIPPNLSSTLKELYIYNNMIQVIEEHDLSALHNLEILDLSGNCPRCYNAPYPCIPCPKSTIEIHSKAFYALKNLRTLRLHSNSLHSIPSSWFKNTRNLKVLDLSQNFLIKEIGDAQFLKFIPSLVELDLSFNFELKMYSPSLNLSKTFSFLSNLETLRLRGYVFKELREGNLDPLLSLRNLTVLDLGTNFIKVADLRVFKEFPALKLIDLSMNKISPSSGESNFYGFCSNHRISVEQYTRQVLQELHYFRYDEYGRSCRSKDKEAASYRSSVKEECLKYGETLDLSRNNIFFINPSDFHDLSFLRCLNLSGNAISQTLNGSEFNYLSGLKYLDFSNNRIDLLYSTAFKELNLLEILDLSNNKHYFLAEGVTQVLSFIKNLAHLKKLMMNENEISTSIDTGMESQSLQILEFRGNHLHVLWMDGSARYLSFFKNLTSLEQLDISFNSLAFLPPGVFEAMPPELKILNLTNNQMKSFNWGMLHYLKKLVTLDLSNNLLATVPRELSNCSSSLQELMLRNNRIQRLTKYFLRGAFKLKYLDLSSNKIQVIKKSSFPESVINNLRMLLLHGNPFKCNCDAVWFVWWINQTQVTIPLLATDVTCAGPGAHKGRSVVYLDLYTCELDTSYLILYALSASAVLGFMVFTVTSHLYFWDVWYSYHYCTAKLKGYRRLSSPDACYDAFIAYDNEDPAVNDWVLTELVERLEDQKAKQFNLCLQERDWLPGQPVFDNLSQSIQLSKKTIFVLTNKYIKSGSFKTTFYMAHQRLLDEKMDVIVLIFLEKVLQKSRYVRLRKRLCRSSVLEWPTNPRSQPYFWQCLKNAIATSNTLTYNKLLQETV, from the exons ATG GTACCTTGTGCAAGGATGTCAAATGCATTGCCGTTTGTCTTGCTCTTCCTATTTCCGATACTGCTGTCAGGATCTTGGTTTCCCAAAAGTTTACCCTGTGATGTTAAAGCCTTTGAAGGTACCGTGACAGTGGACTGCACCGATCGGCGTCTCATGGAAGTCCCCAGAGGGATCCCTGCAAACGCTACCAACCTTACCCTGAATATTAACCATATCCCCCATATCTCTCCAACATCCTTTGCTCATCTTGAAAACCTCGTGGAGATTGACTTCAGATGCAACTGTGTGCCCGTCATAATGGGGCCCAAAGATCATGTGTGCACCAGGAGACTGAAGATTGAGAATGGCAGTTTTGCTGCCCTGACAAGATTGAAGTCATTGTATTTGGATGCAAACCAGCTGTTGGAAATACCCCAGGGTCTTCCTAGTACTTTAACTCTGCTGAGCCTGGAAGCGAACAGTATCTTCTCTATCCAAAAAGCCAATTTGTCAGAGCTAGGAAACGTAGAAGTATTGTATCTGGGACAGAACTGTTACTACCGCAATCCATGCAATGTTTCATTTGAAATTGAAAAAACAGCCTTTCTGGAGCTGAAAAAATTAACAATACTATCCCTGAAGTCTAACAACTTAACTCATATCCCACCCAATTTGTCATCTACTTTAAAGGAATTGTATATTTACAATAACATGATTCAAGTGATTGAGGAACATGATTTAAGTGCCCTTCACAACCTAGAAATTCTTGATCTAAGTGGTAATTGCCCACGTTGCTACAATGCCCCGTATCCTTGTATTCCCTGCCCAAAGAGCACAATTGAGATACATTCAAAGGCTTTTTATGCCTTGAAAAATTTAAGAACTCTGCGACTTCACAGTAACTCTCTTCATAGCATACCCAGCAGCTGGTTTAAAAACACCAGGAATCTCAAAGTGCTCGACCTCTCCCAAAATTTCCTTATAAAGGAGATTGGAGATGCTCAATTTTTGAAGTTTATCCCCAGCCTTGTAGAGCTTGATCTGTCCTTTAATTTTGAACTGAAGATGTATTCACCATCCTTGAATCTGTCTAAgacattttccttcctctctaaCTTGGAAACCCTCAGGCTCAGGGGTTATGTCTTTAAAGAACTGAGAGAAGGAAACCTAGATCCATTGCTCAGTCTTAGAAATCTAACAGTGTTAGATCTTGGGACTAATTTTATTAAAGTTGCTGACCTGAGAGTGTTCAAGGAATTCCCAGCTCTTAAACTCATAGACCTCTCAATGAATAAAATTTCTCCTTCTTCAGGTGAAAGCAACTTTTATGGATTTTGCTCTAACCATAGGATTTCAGTAGAACAATACACGAGGCAAGTATTACAAGAGCTGCATTATTTCAGGTACGATGAGTATGGGCGAAGTTGCAGGTCCAAAGACAAAGAGGCTGCTTCCTACCGATCTTCAGTTAAGGAAGAGTGCCTGAAATACGGAGAAACTCTGGATTTAAGCAGaaacaacatattttttattaACCCCTCAGATTTCCATGATCTTAGTTTCCTCAGATGCCTCAACTTGTCAGGTAATGCAATAAGTCAAACTTTAAATGGAAGTGAATTCAACTATTTGTCTGGATTGAAATACCTGGATTTTTCTAATAACAGGATTGACTTGCTATACTCAACTGCTTTCAAAGAGCTAAACCTTTTAGAAATTCTAGACCTGAGCAATAACAAACATTATTTTCTGGCAGAAGGTGTTACTCAAGTCCttagttttattaaaaacttgGCCCATCTGAAGAAGCTGATGATGAATGAGAATGAGATTTCTACCTCTATTGACACAGGAATGGAAAGTCAATCTCTTCAAATTTTAGAATTCAGAGGAAATCATTTACATGTTTTATGGATGGATGGTAGTGCTAGATACTTGTCATTCTTCAAGAATCTGACCAGCCTGGAACAACTAGATATTTCCTTCAACTCACTCGCTTTTttgcctcctggtgtttttgaaGCTATGCCTCCAGAACTCAAGATCCTCAACTTAACCAATAACCAGATGAAGAGTTTCAACTGGGGAATGCTCCACTATCTGAAGAAACTAGTAACTCTGGACCTCAGCAATAACCTTCTGGCTACTGTTCCCCGAGAGCTGTCCAATTGCTCTTCATCTCTCCAAGAGCTGATGCTCCGAAACAATCGCATTCAACGGCTAACCAAATATTTTCTCAGAGGTGCTTTTAAATTGAAATACTTGGACCTCAGCTCAAACAAGATCCAAGTAATTAAGAAATCTAGCTTCCCTGAAAGCGTCATTAACAACCTGAGGATGCTGCTTTTGCATGGTAATCCTTTCAAGTGCAACTGTGATGCCGTGTGGTTTGTTTGGTGGATCAATCAGACTCAAGTGACTATTCCTCTTCTGGCCACAGACGTGACCTGTGCTGGCCCAGGGGCACATAAAGGAAGGAGCGTGGTTTACTTGGACCTGTACACCTGTGAGCTGGACACCTCGTATTTGATCCTGTATGCTCTGTCAGCTTCAGCTGTCCTAGGCTTCATGGTGTTCACAGTGACGAGCCATCTCTATTTCTGGGATGTGTGGTATAGTTACCATTACTGCACTGCCAAGTTGAAGGGCTATCGGCGTTTATCTTCACCAGATGCTTGCTATGATGCTTTTATTGCCTATGACAATGAAGATCCAGCTGTGAATGACTGGGTGCTGACAGAACTGGTTGAAAGGCTGGAAGATCAAAAAGCCAAACAGTTCAACTTATGCCTGCAAGAAAGGGACTGGCTCCCAGGACAGCCAGTCTTTGACAACCTTTCCCAGAGCATTCAGCTGAGCAAAAAGACCATATTTGTGCTCACCAACAAGTATATTAAAAGCGGCAGCTTCAAGACAACATTTTACATGGCCCACCAGCGGCTTCTAGATGAAAAAATGGATGTCATCGTCTTGATATTTCTTGAGAAGGTTTTGCAGAAGTCCCGGTATGTCCGGCTGAGGAAGAGGCTGTGCAGGAGTTCTGTCCTGGAATGGCCAACTAACCCTCGATCTCAGCCCTACTTCTGGCAGTGCCTGAAAAATGCAATAGCTACGAGCAATACGCTGACTTATAACAAGCTTCTCCAAGAAACTGTTTAG
- the TLR7 gene encoding toll-like receptor 7 isoform X2, which yields MSNALPFVLLFLFPILLSGSWFPKSLPCDVKAFEGTVTVDCTDRRLMEVPRGIPANATNLTLNINHIPHISPTSFAHLENLVEIDFRCNCVPVIMGPKDHVCTRRLKIENGSFAALTRLKSLYLDANQLLEIPQGLPSTLTLLSLEANSIFSIQKANLSELGNVEVLYLGQNCYYRNPCNVSFEIEKTAFLELKKLTILSLKSNNLTHIPPNLSSTLKELYIYNNMIQVIEEHDLSALHNLEILDLSGNCPRCYNAPYPCIPCPKSTIEIHSKAFYALKNLRTLRLHSNSLHSIPSSWFKNTRNLKVLDLSQNFLIKEIGDAQFLKFIPSLVELDLSFNFELKMYSPSLNLSKTFSFLSNLETLRLRGYVFKELREGNLDPLLSLRNLTVLDLGTNFIKVADLRVFKEFPALKLIDLSMNKISPSSGESNFYGFCSNHRISVEQYTRQVLQELHYFRYDEYGRSCRSKDKEAASYRSSVKEECLKYGETLDLSRNNIFFINPSDFHDLSFLRCLNLSGNAISQTLNGSEFNYLSGLKYLDFSNNRIDLLYSTAFKELNLLEILDLSNNKHYFLAEGVTQVLSFIKNLAHLKKLMMNENEISTSIDTGMESQSLQILEFRGNHLHVLWMDGSARYLSFFKNLTSLEQLDISFNSLAFLPPGVFEAMPPELKILNLTNNQMKSFNWGMLHYLKKLVTLDLSNNLLATVPRELSNCSSSLQELMLRNNRIQRLTKYFLRGAFKLKYLDLSSNKIQVIKKSSFPESVINNLRMLLLHGNPFKCNCDAVWFVWWINQTQVTIPLLATDVTCAGPGAHKGRSVVYLDLYTCELDTSYLILYALSASAVLGFMVFTVTSHLYFWDVWYSYHYCTAKLKGYRRLSSPDACYDAFIAYDNEDPAVNDWVLTELVERLEDQKAKQFNLCLQERDWLPGQPVFDNLSQSIQLSKKTIFVLTNKYIKSGSFKTTFYMAHQRLLDEKMDVIVLIFLEKVLQKSRYVRLRKRLCRSSVLEWPTNPRSQPYFWQCLKNAIATSNTLTYNKLLQETV from the coding sequence ATGTCAAATGCATTGCCGTTTGTCTTGCTCTTCCTATTTCCGATACTGCTGTCAGGATCTTGGTTTCCCAAAAGTTTACCCTGTGATGTTAAAGCCTTTGAAGGTACCGTGACAGTGGACTGCACCGATCGGCGTCTCATGGAAGTCCCCAGAGGGATCCCTGCAAACGCTACCAACCTTACCCTGAATATTAACCATATCCCCCATATCTCTCCAACATCCTTTGCTCATCTTGAAAACCTCGTGGAGATTGACTTCAGATGCAACTGTGTGCCCGTCATAATGGGGCCCAAAGATCATGTGTGCACCAGGAGACTGAAGATTGAGAATGGCAGTTTTGCTGCCCTGACAAGATTGAAGTCATTGTATTTGGATGCAAACCAGCTGTTGGAAATACCCCAGGGTCTTCCTAGTACTTTAACTCTGCTGAGCCTGGAAGCGAACAGTATCTTCTCTATCCAAAAAGCCAATTTGTCAGAGCTAGGAAACGTAGAAGTATTGTATCTGGGACAGAACTGTTACTACCGCAATCCATGCAATGTTTCATTTGAAATTGAAAAAACAGCCTTTCTGGAGCTGAAAAAATTAACAATACTATCCCTGAAGTCTAACAACTTAACTCATATCCCACCCAATTTGTCATCTACTTTAAAGGAATTGTATATTTACAATAACATGATTCAAGTGATTGAGGAACATGATTTAAGTGCCCTTCACAACCTAGAAATTCTTGATCTAAGTGGTAATTGCCCACGTTGCTACAATGCCCCGTATCCTTGTATTCCCTGCCCAAAGAGCACAATTGAGATACATTCAAAGGCTTTTTATGCCTTGAAAAATTTAAGAACTCTGCGACTTCACAGTAACTCTCTTCATAGCATACCCAGCAGCTGGTTTAAAAACACCAGGAATCTCAAAGTGCTCGACCTCTCCCAAAATTTCCTTATAAAGGAGATTGGAGATGCTCAATTTTTGAAGTTTATCCCCAGCCTTGTAGAGCTTGATCTGTCCTTTAATTTTGAACTGAAGATGTATTCACCATCCTTGAATCTGTCTAAgacattttccttcctctctaaCTTGGAAACCCTCAGGCTCAGGGGTTATGTCTTTAAAGAACTGAGAGAAGGAAACCTAGATCCATTGCTCAGTCTTAGAAATCTAACAGTGTTAGATCTTGGGACTAATTTTATTAAAGTTGCTGACCTGAGAGTGTTCAAGGAATTCCCAGCTCTTAAACTCATAGACCTCTCAATGAATAAAATTTCTCCTTCTTCAGGTGAAAGCAACTTTTATGGATTTTGCTCTAACCATAGGATTTCAGTAGAACAATACACGAGGCAAGTATTACAAGAGCTGCATTATTTCAGGTACGATGAGTATGGGCGAAGTTGCAGGTCCAAAGACAAAGAGGCTGCTTCCTACCGATCTTCAGTTAAGGAAGAGTGCCTGAAATACGGAGAAACTCTGGATTTAAGCAGaaacaacatattttttattaACCCCTCAGATTTCCATGATCTTAGTTTCCTCAGATGCCTCAACTTGTCAGGTAATGCAATAAGTCAAACTTTAAATGGAAGTGAATTCAACTATTTGTCTGGATTGAAATACCTGGATTTTTCTAATAACAGGATTGACTTGCTATACTCAACTGCTTTCAAAGAGCTAAACCTTTTAGAAATTCTAGACCTGAGCAATAACAAACATTATTTTCTGGCAGAAGGTGTTACTCAAGTCCttagttttattaaaaacttgGCCCATCTGAAGAAGCTGATGATGAATGAGAATGAGATTTCTACCTCTATTGACACAGGAATGGAAAGTCAATCTCTTCAAATTTTAGAATTCAGAGGAAATCATTTACATGTTTTATGGATGGATGGTAGTGCTAGATACTTGTCATTCTTCAAGAATCTGACCAGCCTGGAACAACTAGATATTTCCTTCAACTCACTCGCTTTTttgcctcctggtgtttttgaaGCTATGCCTCCAGAACTCAAGATCCTCAACTTAACCAATAACCAGATGAAGAGTTTCAACTGGGGAATGCTCCACTATCTGAAGAAACTAGTAACTCTGGACCTCAGCAATAACCTTCTGGCTACTGTTCCCCGAGAGCTGTCCAATTGCTCTTCATCTCTCCAAGAGCTGATGCTCCGAAACAATCGCATTCAACGGCTAACCAAATATTTTCTCAGAGGTGCTTTTAAATTGAAATACTTGGACCTCAGCTCAAACAAGATCCAAGTAATTAAGAAATCTAGCTTCCCTGAAAGCGTCATTAACAACCTGAGGATGCTGCTTTTGCATGGTAATCCTTTCAAGTGCAACTGTGATGCCGTGTGGTTTGTTTGGTGGATCAATCAGACTCAAGTGACTATTCCTCTTCTGGCCACAGACGTGACCTGTGCTGGCCCAGGGGCACATAAAGGAAGGAGCGTGGTTTACTTGGACCTGTACACCTGTGAGCTGGACACCTCGTATTTGATCCTGTATGCTCTGTCAGCTTCAGCTGTCCTAGGCTTCATGGTGTTCACAGTGACGAGCCATCTCTATTTCTGGGATGTGTGGTATAGTTACCATTACTGCACTGCCAAGTTGAAGGGCTATCGGCGTTTATCTTCACCAGATGCTTGCTATGATGCTTTTATTGCCTATGACAATGAAGATCCAGCTGTGAATGACTGGGTGCTGACAGAACTGGTTGAAAGGCTGGAAGATCAAAAAGCCAAACAGTTCAACTTATGCCTGCAAGAAAGGGACTGGCTCCCAGGACAGCCAGTCTTTGACAACCTTTCCCAGAGCATTCAGCTGAGCAAAAAGACCATATTTGTGCTCACCAACAAGTATATTAAAAGCGGCAGCTTCAAGACAACATTTTACATGGCCCACCAGCGGCTTCTAGATGAAAAAATGGATGTCATCGTCTTGATATTTCTTGAGAAGGTTTTGCAGAAGTCCCGGTATGTCCGGCTGAGGAAGAGGCTGTGCAGGAGTTCTGTCCTGGAATGGCCAACTAACCCTCGATCTCAGCCCTACTTCTGGCAGTGCCTGAAAAATGCAATAGCTACGAGCAATACGCTGACTTATAACAAGCTTCTCCAAGAAACTGTTTAG